The following are encoded in a window of Cervus canadensis isolate Bull #8, Minnesota chromosome 11, ASM1932006v1, whole genome shotgun sequence genomic DNA:
- the PEX16 gene encoding peroxisomal biogenesis factor 16 isoform X3, whose translation MGVQVVSPIRTSCQSWKLLTWLSVLECVEVFMEMGATKVWGEVGRWLVIALIQLAKAVLRMFLLIWFKAGLQTSPPIVPLDRETQAQSQDGDHSAGSQEQSYVGKRSNRVVRTLQNTPSLHSRHWGAPQQREELGVTPTPLGLQETIAESLYIARPLLHSGSAQPGPLGSAVVDTLAPVWCRGCDQPEPPERQEGPDPEGAAGAAAPDHPAALLPAALPVLRPLLRGQDPLSTPAPGRPHPRHWSGHKAAHGLLAQLAENLFLQLGLMDIPQVGCGEGQGVPQPFTSPGPLCPNKPDSGSVHACDCSMPTARSAPGSHTLAGLHTQPWSPLELP comes from the exons AAGCTGCTGACATGGCTGAGCGTGCTGGAGTGTGTGGAGGTGTTCATGGAGATGGGGGCCACCAAGGTGTGGGGTGAAGTAGGACGTTGGCTCGTCATCGCCCTCATCCAGCTGGCCAA GGCTGTACTTCGGATGTTCCTGCTGATCTGGTTCAAGGCTGGCCTCCAGACCTCACCCCCCATTGTTCCACTGGACAGGGAGACCCAGGCACAGTCCCAGG atggtgaccacagcgcTGGCAGCCAGGAGCAGTCATATGTGGGGAAGCGGTCAAACCGGGTAGTGCGAACCCTCCAGAATA CTCCGTCCCTGCACTCGAGGCACTGGGGGGCCCCGCAGCAGCGCGAGGAGCTGGGTGTCACCCCCACCCCGCTGGGGCTGCAGGAGACCATCGCCGAGTCCTTGTATATCGCCCGGCCCCTGCTGCACT CCGGCAGTGCTCAGCCTGGGCCTCTGGGGTCAGCGGTCGTGGACACCCTGGCTCCTGTCTGGTGTCGTGGATGTGACCAG CCTGAGCCTCCTGAGCGACAGGAAGGGCCTGACCCGGAGGGAGCGGCTGGAGCTGCGGCGCCGGACCACCCTGCTGCTCTACTACCTGCTGCGCTCCCCGTTCTACGACCGCTTCTCCGA GGCCAAGATCCTCTTTCTACTCCAGCTCCTGGCAGACCACATCCCAGGCATTGGTCTGGTCACAA GGCCGCTCATGGATTACTTGCCCAACTGGCAGAAAATTTATTTCTACAGTTGGGGCTGATGGACATTCCGCaagtggggtgtggggaggggcagggggtgcCTCAGCCCTTCACGTCCCCTGGGCCCCTCTGCCCTAATAAACCTGACTCTGGCAGCGTCCACGCCTGTGACTGCTCCATGCCCACCGCCCGGAGCGCGCCCGGCTCTCACACCCTGGCTGGGCTCCACACACAGCCCTGGTCTCCACTAGAGCTCCCCTAA
- the PEX16 gene encoding peroxisomal biogenesis factor 16 isoform X2 — protein MGVQVVSPIRTSCQSWSLSHQKLLTWLSVLECVEVFMEMGATKVWGEVGRWLVIALIQLAKAVLRMFLLIWFKAGLQTSPPIVPLDRETQAQSQDGDHSAGSQEQSYVGKRSNRVVRTLQNTPSLHSRHWGAPQQREELGVTPTPLGLQETIAESLYIARPLLHSGSAQPGPLGSAVVDTLAPVWCRGCDQPEPPERQEGPDPEGAAGAAAPDHPAALLPAALPVLRPLLRGQDPLSTPAPGRPHPRHWSGHKAAHGLLAQLAENLFLQLGLMDIPQVGCGEGQGVPQPFTSPGPLCPNKPDSGSVHACDCSMPTARSAPGSHTLAGLHTQPWSPLELP, from the exons TCCCTGTCCCACCAGAAGCTGCTGACATGGCTGAGCGTGCTGGAGTGTGTGGAGGTGTTCATGGAGATGGGGGCCACCAAGGTGTGGGGTGAAGTAGGACGTTGGCTCGTCATCGCCCTCATCCAGCTGGCCAA GGCTGTACTTCGGATGTTCCTGCTGATCTGGTTCAAGGCTGGCCTCCAGACCTCACCCCCCATTGTTCCACTGGACAGGGAGACCCAGGCACAGTCCCAGG atggtgaccacagcgcTGGCAGCCAGGAGCAGTCATATGTGGGGAAGCGGTCAAACCGGGTAGTGCGAACCCTCCAGAATA CTCCGTCCCTGCACTCGAGGCACTGGGGGGCCCCGCAGCAGCGCGAGGAGCTGGGTGTCACCCCCACCCCGCTGGGGCTGCAGGAGACCATCGCCGAGTCCTTGTATATCGCCCGGCCCCTGCTGCACT CCGGCAGTGCTCAGCCTGGGCCTCTGGGGTCAGCGGTCGTGGACACCCTGGCTCCTGTCTGGTGTCGTGGATGTGACCAG CCTGAGCCTCCTGAGCGACAGGAAGGGCCTGACCCGGAGGGAGCGGCTGGAGCTGCGGCGCCGGACCACCCTGCTGCTCTACTACCTGCTGCGCTCCCCGTTCTACGACCGCTTCTCCGA GGCCAAGATCCTCTTTCTACTCCAGCTCCTGGCAGACCACATCCCAGGCATTGGTCTGGTCACAA GGCCGCTCATGGATTACTTGCCCAACTGGCAGAAAATTTATTTCTACAGTTGGGGCTGATGGACATTCCGCaagtggggtgtggggaggggcagggggtgcCTCAGCCCTTCACGTCCCCTGGGCCCCTCTGCCCTAATAAACCTGACTCTGGCAGCGTCCACGCCTGTGACTGCTCCATGCCCACCGCCCGGAGCGCGCCCGGCTCTCACACCCTGGCTGGGCTCCACACACAGCCCTGGTCTCCACTAGAGCTCCCCTAA
- the C11H11orf94 gene encoding uncharacterized protein C11orf94 homolog, producing the protein MVLTMLGALHPRAGLSLFVLYLVLAAALLRPQPLRPQRSVPEEFSAPLELSEPLSGLVDDYGVRPKHPWPRGPRPLLSRAQQRKRDGPDMAEYYYDSRL; encoded by the exons ATGGTTCTCACCATGCTGGGGGCTCTGCACCCCAGGGCCGGGCTGAGCCTCTTCGTCCTGTACCTTGTCCTGGCAGCCGCACTTCTCCGCCCCCAGCCACTGAG GCCTCAGCGATCCGTTCCTGAGGAGTTTTCGGCACCCCTGGAACTCTCGGAGCCGCTCTCCGGCCTGGTGGACG aCTACGGTGTCCGACCGAAACACCCGTGGCCTCGGGGGCCCCGACCCCTGCTCTCCCGGGCCCAGCAGCGCAAGCGAGATGGGCCCGACATGGCCGAGTACTACTATGACTCACGCCTGTGA
- the PEX16 gene encoding peroxisomal biogenesis factor 16 isoform X5, producing MEMGATKVWGEVGRWLVIALIQLAKAVLRMFLLIWFKAGLQTSPPIVPLDRETQAQSQDGDHSAGSQEQSYVGKRSNRVVRTLQNTPSLHSRHWGAPQQREELGVTPTPLGLQETIAESLYIARPLLHSGSAQPGPLGSAVVDTLAPVWCRGCDQPEPPERQEGPDPEGAAGAAAPDHPAALLPAALPVLRPLLRGQDPLSTPAPGRPHPRHWSGHKAAHGLLAQLAENLFLQLGLMDIPQVGCGEGQGVPQPFTSPGPLCPNKPDSGSVHACDCSMPTARSAPGSHTLAGLHTQPWSPLELP from the exons ATGGAGATGGGGGCCACCAAGGTGTGGGGTGAAGTAGGACGTTGGCTCGTCATCGCCCTCATCCAGCTGGCCAA GGCTGTACTTCGGATGTTCCTGCTGATCTGGTTCAAGGCTGGCCTCCAGACCTCACCCCCCATTGTTCCACTGGACAGGGAGACCCAGGCACAGTCCCAGG atggtgaccacagcgcTGGCAGCCAGGAGCAGTCATATGTGGGGAAGCGGTCAAACCGGGTAGTGCGAACCCTCCAGAATA CTCCGTCCCTGCACTCGAGGCACTGGGGGGCCCCGCAGCAGCGCGAGGAGCTGGGTGTCACCCCCACCCCGCTGGGGCTGCAGGAGACCATCGCCGAGTCCTTGTATATCGCCCGGCCCCTGCTGCACT CCGGCAGTGCTCAGCCTGGGCCTCTGGGGTCAGCGGTCGTGGACACCCTGGCTCCTGTCTGGTGTCGTGGATGTGACCAG CCTGAGCCTCCTGAGCGACAGGAAGGGCCTGACCCGGAGGGAGCGGCTGGAGCTGCGGCGCCGGACCACCCTGCTGCTCTACTACCTGCTGCGCTCCCCGTTCTACGACCGCTTCTCCGA GGCCAAGATCCTCTTTCTACTCCAGCTCCTGGCAGACCACATCCCAGGCATTGGTCTGGTCACAA GGCCGCTCATGGATTACTTGCCCAACTGGCAGAAAATTTATTTCTACAGTTGGGGCTGATGGACATTCCGCaagtggggtgtggggaggggcagggggtgcCTCAGCCCTTCACGTCCCCTGGGCCCCTCTGCCCTAATAAACCTGACTCTGGCAGCGTCCACGCCTGTGACTGCTCCATGCCCACCGCCCGGAGCGCGCCCGGCTCTCACACCCTGGCTGGGCTCCACACACAGCCCTGGTCTCCACTAGAGCTCCCCTAA